From the Lactuca sativa cultivar Salinas chromosome 9, Lsat_Salinas_v11, whole genome shotgun sequence genome, the window TGATTTAAAGGTTATATGTTTTACGTTCCCATAATTCCCATAATGCACTTTTCAACATTCAACATaccttttcattaaaaaaatgtcCTTTGTACCATGGCATATGTGACCTGACACAAAATATTTTTGGTCATCAAAATATTTCGGAATATTGTTCCAATTATAGCATTATAATTAGTTATAGGGGGTTGACAttttcataaataaacacaaaaaaGTTCAAATAAAAGTTATTTCTTATCTAGATGATTCAGATCTCCATGTACATCCTAATTGAAGCCTTGAAGGATTAATTGATTATATTTACTGCCTTTCTTGACCTACATTTAAGACATGGGTGTAATTGGATCAATGATCGCAAGAAAAGGATGTATTTAGTTTTTTCTTATTCAAAtgacttaaaaaaaaaataataaataaataaaacataaccaAATATCATAATTAGAGAAGAAAGAAGCAAAATACACAAACCTGTGTAGCTAAAAAGTATTCAAAGTTAATCATTTAACTCCTAAAGGTAAATTTCTGGTATTACGTTTCTCATTAACAACTACATGTCTATAAAATAGCTTTGCAAATCCAATGACCTCTTCTTGTTTGATAAAGTAGGTGTAGGCTCTTGCATATGATCGTCACTTGAAAGTGCAAACAGACGCaattaaaattgttaaaaatgtatgtaaaaaATGGATGCTTTTAACAAATATATTGATTCTATAAAATGTTTTTACCTTTTGCTTCACAAATCTGGACAAAGAATATGATTGACTGCATCAATTTTATACATTGACACACGTGCGTAGAATTTTAGTCATTTTATATACTCATGAACTACATCCATCTTTCGACATATGATCTGCATCAGATTTTACACACACGGATAACAAAAAAATCAAGTATTAAAGTGAGAAAGTGTGCTCGAGTTCTTCTAGGAATATTGATCGAGTGACACAAAGATATGTGATGGTTGCCGATGTAGGGTTCatctatgagagagagagagagagagagagagagagattaaatgGAATCATAAATATTTTTAAGCAATTTACTCTTAATCAACTGTTCAAGCAATAAAACACTGAATACCATTACATAAAAGCCCATAGTCTTATGTATCATTTCACTATTCTAAATCAACATTTCGTTAATAAAATCCCTGGAATTCGATGGTGTCAATGTTGATTTATGATGGAGAATAGAGATGAATGTGAGAAATTGGGAACAACGTGGTGTTAGCCGATATTCAATTGatgatttttgaaaaagaaaccaTAAGTGACAATAGTAGTGAAAAAAGGGTTACCTTATAATAGAATATATTTAATATTGATATTCTAAAAATATTATAGTCCAATACATATCGATcgaaggcaaacgggcaacaagctgcgccgctagcCTTTATAATTGGAAAGTAAGATGAAAAAATTGACACCAAACAAATGAAATCGTTTTCTGTAGAAGACGATGAAAAAAATCAATTTCAATTGTAAAATTGTAGATACATAAGCCATAAAGGAATCAAAGAATATATCAAGCCGAGAAGATTCATAATTGCATAAGATTTGTTCCTAATATTATgagactagtttataacccgtgggaatcaccgttataaaattaattaaactattataGTGAGAACTTAAAATTATCAatcaattatttcaaataaattattaagtaaaagatattttttagttatataaaattataatcgttaatttaaataaatatgttaaattatatcactttataatttgtattaattttaatttaatttttattctaatataattaaattaatgtaattagagtgagaaatttaaattttaaaatttaaaatttaaaattgagaatTAATAGGTTGATAAATGACATGTATTAATGAAGAAGCCTAATAGGGTGACACGTGgcaaaaatagaataaaatatacattaattaggaggcttaataggatgacacatgtcaaaaggagaataaaactattcttttattagaataggagaGGAGATTTGGATCTACATTGATTTGAATATGTTTTTATGATAAAAGGAAACCGAATGAGGAGAAAAATCAGGCAAATAAACTGGTTAAAATGCTTGGAATAATAAGTATTGGTTTGGGCAGGAAGAATTTTTTGAGAGAATAGGAGAAAATGAAATGTGGAATGCTGGTGTTTATAAGAAGGACATGTGTCActttaaagaaatttttattaGGAAGTGAGATTTTTCTGCATTAAAACAACTATTCATTATTATGAAAATTGTATAGGAATATAAATGCCAGCTTTTGCATAAGATAAACTTATTTCAACAAAACCACTAGGGTTTCCTCATTTCCACTAAGTGACGTATACAAGCATCAATATAATGATCATTCTTGCTCACATCTCCAAACTCTCGTTTCATTTCTCTTGCATTTGCCCTCAACACCTCTCCTTCTTCACTCACCATTGCCACTATTATCGACTCGGCCAATGCCTCACTCGTAAATGATCCGTCTGTCTCGATTCTTGGAATCTCAACTCCAAGTTTCTTTCCGCTTAGCAACCTTGAGTTCAAACCTTGGTCGTTCATAACCGGAAAACATATCAATACGCGCCCAAATGCAAGTCCTTCGATTACCGAATTCCAACCACAATGAGTCAAGAACCCACCAATAGCAAAATGACTCAGAATCCTAACTTGTGGAACCCACCCCGCATAAACAATCCCACGGCCCTTGACCCTCGAAAGAAACCCATCAGGAAGGGTTTGAATTGAATCGGTAATTGACTTTCTTATTACCCAAAAGAAAGGCAAACCCGAACGCTCCAACCCTAGAGCCAACTCAGTGAGTTCGGCATCACTTAGAACCGCCTCGCTTCCTAGCGCGACAAAAACAACCGAGTTAACTTGCTGTTCATCTAACCACCGAGTTAACTCACCGATTTCGACATCGCAATTTCCATAATCATCTAACTCGTGGTTTTCTAGTGACGGAGGCAAAACACCAACCGGTATTACAGGCTTTTGATAAAGCTCACAAACGAGTTGGAACCACAGAGGTTCGAACTCGACACTTGTTCTGAACAGAACCAAATCACAACCGTCGATCGAGGAAAGAAATCGTACGGTATCGGAGACGCCTGATTCGTTACCGACCGCACCCTCGCTGTACTTCATGATCTCGTGGGGCCGGTAAACGATATTTGAGTCAGGTGGGACCCATTCTGGCACCCGGCAAAAATCCTCAACCGTTGACCGTTGTTTGACTTTGTCATTCAACAGCTGTGATGGAGGTCCAAGGAAAGCCTGTGTTGCAGCAGTGAAGAGGCTAAAGTAACCCGTGGACACACCAAGTTTGGATGCAACTGAGGGTAGCCAATGAGAAGCATAGTCAAAGATGATCCAGTCAGGCTTCGGTGTTGTGCTTTCAAGAAAAATGACCAGAGGTGACTCTAGCAGATCAAATGCTATTTTTAGAAACTGGGCTTTTTGGTGAGGTATGTCCATGGAAGACTCCGCATGTTCTGGTAAACTTTCCACGTTTGGAAAGGGAAGCGAGACTAGTTTGATGTTATGGGTTAGCTttgggggtattttgggaattctACTTAAATTTCTTGGAGTGGATATATATGagatcttatggcctttttcagCCAAGATTTTGGACAAGTGAAAGAACGGTATGAGATGGCCCATGGCTAGCCATGGGAACATCACTATGTGTAGAGTTTTAGGGGTATTTTGGAGATTCTCCATCAATGGTGTAGATGACTTAGAAGCTCAAAGAAGATGGAAGTGGCAGATATGATATGACAGAAGCTTTGCAAGCAAACATATAACAAGTGAACCAAGCAGCCTTTCTTGACTCTGATGAACCTTTACAGAAACaacaataaaataaacaaatgggaaggaaataaaattaataaatctaTCCACTTCAGTGGTCAAGAAATTAAACCTGTCGTGAGTAGATACAATACGTGCTGTGAGACTACATGATCAGCTTTTcccttttaacttttttttattaagtAGGTATATTTGGGTGTTAAAAAATGGAATCGAGTGGTTCATACGCTATAATTTAAtaagaaaacaaaacaaataacagAGTATATTTGGTGTATGTAACCAAAAATCGGGAAATAAAAAGTAAGCCAATTTTTTCTGTCCTAAAAACCAAGCAAAATAGACCCATGAGGTTTCATGAGTGAAGACATAGTCACATAGAGGAGCGTTGATAGTGGCCAATTCGAGGAAAGGAATAAAACGAGAATACAAAGGTTGGCGCAATTTTGTGGTTCATCTCTACTTACATCCATTAATTCATGAAATACTAATAAAACATGATGAAGTGGTAACTAAAAACTAGGAAAACTGGGTCACTGCTTCCCAAAGGAAAGCCTAACACTTAACTTAGGTAAATATATTTTGACTGAGTAATCTAATTAAAATGCACGTGGTTTTTAATTATTCTTGTAATGGTATGTTCTTGACTTGATGCTTTAGCATTGGGTACCTGATTTTGTCATTGGATTGGGCTGCAATTTATCAAAGCATAACTAATGAACATTTATGACAGCTCCATTTatcattttattattataaataaaataaaagttagatGTCTAAATTTTTTGTTCATCCATGTTAAGGTCAAGGATTGACCGAAAGAGAGATGGCCATCCCTTGGAGAAAAGAAAATGGCCAGCCTCAATCATGTCATTCAAGTATTGAAAAGCTTCATTTGGTCTCCCATGATCACATAATCCGCAAATAAGTCTCTCATATGATGCTCCATCCACCACCATTTTGCTCTTCAACATCTCTTCAAACACCACAATTGCTTTCGATACATCATTGTGACTACAATATCCATTCAACATGATTCTACACGTCTCTACGTTATGCTTCCCACACAACCGATATCTCTCAAACAAGACCTCCGCATCTCCCACCCTACTTTGTTTCCAATAACAATCCAACATAGCATTAAAAACTAACAAATCATTACACCCAATCTCTTCAAAAATCCTCAAAGCATCATCGGCTTTTCCCTTCTCACAAAGCCCCATAATTACATATCTACCTATCTCATCCACATGAACGAACCCCTTTTTCTTTTGAACATTAAAGAATTTCATAGCATCCTCATCCCTACCCCCTCGAAAAAGGGCTCTTACAAATGAACCATAAACACAAATCTCAGGCAACATTCTACCACTTGTCATCTTCTTTAACAAAATTTCGGCCTCTTCAAGTTTCCCATAATTACACAAAGCACGGAAATAAGATTCATAGCACATCATTTTTGGAACAACACCCTCACAATTCAATTGAAAGATTGCTCTTCTACCCTCCTTCAACACCACTCCTCTCTCTCTAGATActtttggttttatcaacttttgGAACAGCTTATTGGCTTCACGATGTTTGCCCCACTTGCAAAGACCATGAAGAAAACTTCCATATATACAAATGTCAATGGTGAATCCATTTTGTACAAGTTTTCTCAATACCAAATCGGCTTCATCAAAATTCCCATTTCTACAAAAACACTGGAACATCAAAAAGTATGTCCAGTTATCAACAGCAATACCTTTATCATACATTTGCTTCACAagatttttagccaaaaatccCTCATTCACATTACATAAAGCCGCAGATAAAGCAACATAGGTTTGTATCTCTAAGATACTCGCACCACCCATTGAAATTCTCTCATAAATATACTTAATTTCATCAACGCCACCAAATTTACACACTAAAATCACGTAATTTGAGAAATTAAAGCTTTTTACTGGACCACAAATTTCTTCCCATACATTCTCGACATCGTTAATTGTACCATCTTTAACTAAAAAATCAGATACTAAACTATAGAGAAACGAATCACTTACTTTTCCTCTTGATTTTAAATGTGAAATTAGTCTTTTGCTCCTCCCAAGCTTCTTTATCTGAGACAAGTAATCAATTAAGACGATAGATGTTGCAGAATCCAACAGATGGGGTTTGGCTAATAATGAATCTAGAGCGGTAATAGAAGAATAACTTTGTGGATTTTTAAAGAGAAGTTTGATTTGATTGAGTACAGATTGCAGGTACATAGAAGGAGGCGAGAAAGATAGAGATGGGTACAAAGAAAACGGCGGCGTCAGGGAGTTGATTTCGGTAGCGATAGAGGCCGAGAGGAGCGAGGAGAGCGGTCGCCGGAGGTGTAACGCTACTGGTGAGTATAGCTTCATCAAGAGGGAAGTATCTGGATTAAATTTGTTTAGATTAAATTATACGGCCTAATGAAAGAAAAAACAATTTTTGGTTAATTTAAGGGAAATTGAATAATCCAAGTATCCAACCCTTAAATgacatttttgataaaaatacctaattttttttctttttttttaaaaaaaaaaataactgtATTCTTCGGAACACATTCTTTTGGAGAGGTCTTCGGAATTTCGGTGTACGATTCTAAACCATAGTTCCATAATACATTTGATTTGTTTTTTCTAATGTGTAACATGTATGTTTTTCTTAGTATAAGTTTtgatttgatataatatataagTTTTGTTTTCATAAACTGTATAACTtttggttttataaaatataaaatgcaATTGAAATCAACAAACTAATAAATACATAAACTAAATAAAGAACATGTTTGTAGGTCATACTACAAATATGATGTTTAAATTACTTTTTTCCTTGTACCTCAAAAAAAAATTCCGCTAGTCATTTTCGATAACCCATAGCCTGTAGATCGGTTTACCCTCTATGGAAATTGATTTTCTGGTGATCAAAGCCTCCAAGAACCACACAAAAACACATCACAATCCCCTTTGGTGTCAATCTGTTATTGTACGTCTGGGGCCTTTTCGAGGGTCATCTTGAAGCTATCAAGTGGGATTGAATCAATTGGTTCAGTACCCCAGTAGTTGATTCCCACTAGCGATTTGTAGATGCGGGCTCTCATACGTATAAATCAATCCTCATTTTCTGAACAATAGCCGCCCTTCTAGTGATTCTCACATATAGTCGTTTTGAATGTCTTTAAatccaaaacacccaaaaaccaaTGATCATGTGGTATATTGATTGGGGTGTAAAGCTACAAAAAAAATGTTAGAAATAATTCATTAGTATATAAATACTCAGGTAATGTAATCCAAACAAAATTATATGGTATCACACTCTCCTCAAGTTGGGTAAACGGATCTGTCATCAATGTCACTCTAATCAAATGTGTCAGTGTTGAAAGCTGACGACACAACCGTCCACCAAACATCATCGGCTCTATGCTCTAGCAGTAATGAGATCCACATCATGATATGTTgccaattttatatatatatatatatatatatatatatatatatatatatatatatatatatatatattgttattagaAGTGTAGTATGTAATGAGAAAATAATTATGTTACTTACATCACATGACAACCATCCTCCATGACTATCCGTAGATAACCATGTCGAAAATTCAATCGTAGCAAAACCTGTCAAATAATTGTGACCAAACAATAGTTAaccattatgttctttatatacactATGTACGGTAGGTTCTAAAAGATTGTCCAACGATGCTGGTTGTTGCCGTGTGACACTTTTCCTCTTCATTTGTATCCATGGCGACTTATAACATATGGACATAACTTTTTGGCGCTTAGAACACCTAAGAGGTGCTAGCGATAGTGTTTTTTTATTCATCTACCGAAATCTCTTTTACATTCGACGATTGAATAACTAGAGGCGGCAGCTCAACACCGTTATTCAGCGGCTGTTCCAGGTATTTAAGATATAATTATGCTCCCATAAGTCATTGTCATTATAGTATCCCTGTATGGTTCAATAATGTATACTTGTAAACGATGCAAAAACATAATGACCATAAACGatgaaataattaaaaatataccCCCACCCCTTCGAGGTATCAACATCGCCTCTGGGAGTCTTATTGATAAGTTTTAGAACCATGGCCAAAGTAGCGTTATGCTTGGCTAAACGCTCATAAGACCTCAAATGCTCACGACATTCACAGACCTCATTTTTCAAATGACAGATCTCGTTTTGCATGTCACTAATAATTTGGTCCTTGTCACTTGATGGGTCAGCggttggcggtggtggtggtggcgggtgtaATGGATCATCTGTCAGTGCCTTTTTTCTTGAGGCTCATGGGTAggggaattgtaacatcccaaaaaaatcaaggtaaaattttcatttttcaaaaccaaccaaaaacataaacatttaCAAAACATATTTTCTGAAGTGTCAAAATCACAAATTAGAGTATCCTAAGATCAATTCTCATGAAATCTGAAGGAtatgcacgatcaagccttcgcctagCCCCGATCATCTAATGTAGCTGGAACCATAAAATCAAATTGgcagcacgaatcttagtgagttccctcaaagtACCACACAATAGaagatatataaataatacatGATGGGTTAACAACCTCTCGATTAGATTACCCTGGCCTGCAACCTTTCGGTTGGGCCACACATATTACATACTAGGTCGACAGTCTCCCggttggattacccctggcccacaacctttcggttggaTTGTCCCGACCCACAACCTCATGGTTGGATTGCCGTTTCTAGCCTACagcctcatgattggattgtcacTTGCCCACAACCTTCTGGTTGGATTACACGAGTTTGTTGTATGATAGCACAAAGCAATACAGTCTCAACTCAACCACACTATGGTCGAcatgtaaaacaaataaacacataacagaAACAAGATAGTCATACATATCTTAATAGTTCACTACAGTATATCAACATTCTAAATCAGAATATACAATCTactgggtcggcattggtgccttcgacccacaagtacagtagGGAAAACTCACATCCCAGCCTGAACAAATAGCAAGAAAAAACCCTGCTCCAACAGATGCCTCTAGCGGTCACCAATATAAATAACAGTGACCTAAACTCAATCTACCACTCCAATTatccaaaatggacctaagtcaaacttggtcaactcttggtcaaaggtcaaagttcgcAAGACAAAAAGTCAAAGATGGTCAAACCAACTGAATATGCCCACTGTACCCAGTTTCTACGCTAAGCGTAGTCGACACTTAGCCAAAGTATAGGACTCTAACACAGTACACGCAAcgtaccctttggtacgcccAATGCACTTCATCATGGTTGCACTCTCCTCACTAAGTGCTTAATTCTCAAGGACTTTCCGTCCATACTTAGATCTAGCCCCAAGACATTGTCTtatgtcataaagtttccacctttatgactttccatggctataAAAAGTCCAAAAGATAAAACTCTCACTTAATATTCCACCAAaacatcataactcttgcatggaagggatagaatGACCAAGATCACATcttatggttcctaatagcttcATAATCGATAAAATTTTCAACtgtatccattaggatggtccaaacaaccaagatctagtctttcaGTCTCAAATggaccaaaaatgcatctttctcaacttaatccattaagtccaagtctccaatcTTCATAtctaaatcaatatgatgtttagatggataaagtttccaactttatccataataatctcacaaactttcaaaatctaagctttatgcactaaagtgaccaaaaagtGACAAATATGACAATTAACAAGGTCTATGAAACTAACgatcaagtttgaagctttttagtcACAAAGGTCCAGAAATGATGTAATCTTGCTAGATCTATGCTTGAATCTCTCTTCCATATACTTTGCCACCACCTTGTTCATCAATATCCCACCTTCTAACGGAGAATTAAGCTCATAAATGATTCCAAGGCTCAAAATAAGTGAAAGGAGTTAGGGTTTTGAGTTAGAGGCTCAAGATAGTAGAGACTAATGATAGGAAGGACCCCTAAGGGGTTAGAGACTTTAAATATGGATCAAAActatgagattagggttttaacaCTGCGGCGGTACGCCCATCATAACATCCTAAAAATGCGTCCCTTCAGCttagtatgcccaatgtactacccagtgtacgcccaacatactgccAGACTTCCTTTTCCATCTTAAcatcaaacaaccataacttcttcgtttcaactccgcttttggtgttctttatatgcacagaaaggTATTAAAGAGCCCTACGATCCTTTCTAATTACTTTTAATTCAACACACACCAAACTAAAACTCTTAATTCACGAAAGAAGTCTAAAACATcgtttttcacattttaccccTTTGACTCCAAAATAGAAACTAAGAGCTTGGATCACATAACCAATATTACCCAAATCCAATAGGGTCTAAACCTTACTCCTTAAAGCCCAAGGCCTTCACTTGATCCATTTACTGCCCAAAATCCTGATATACAAACTTCTAGAAACAGGatcttacaattctcccccacttaaactggatttcgtcctcgaaatcattccttactccTTCCTCTTCAACCCTAGTCGATCTTGCCCAAACTTCCTAAATTCCGTTTTAGACTGAAGATTCATCCCATACCGACAACCACTTCCCAACCCTGCCATCCAAACCCTATCTTAGTAGGAATCACTTATCCCTCTGAAAGAATGAACCTTAACACTCTCCCCTCGACTAATGAAAGAAACCCAATTGCTCTACCTGAGAACTGAAACAACTACCTTACCCTTCCTAACTGGAAGACACCAAATCATAGCGACAACACTCAAAGCAGGAAACTTCTCAAAAAGTGGAACCCATTAATTTAAACCCCAAAAATTATTCCTTAAGATTGCTAATCATTCATTCGTCGTACCCGAACCTAGTCCTTGACTAGGAACACCACCCAACCATGCAGAAGGAATACCCAAAATATACCGATCATGAATTTCACCCAATCCCAATTGGGAGATTATGCCCAACAACCTTAAATACTGATGCGTGTATGGGGGCTATTTTCGgatggaagagagagagagagagaggtagaacACGAGATTATGAGGGTAGAGAAGAGGATAGGGTTAGTTCTTACTTCAAGACCTATTGAAGCAAGAACTAGGTTGaatgtgtaacatccataaattttacgccaaatttaaactttttcaatcataaataaaaaccaaatagcattgtttacaaaatgttttcaaattattttccatcagagtgtcccaaaaatcataacataaggatgaggagcggtacggtcatgcctttgcctttccatgatctcctgaagtacctgaaacaataaactgaaaactataagcctgagggcttagtgagctacccccaaaataccaataccacactgacaataccatatcagtaataatgaatcaatcatcatgcatactgcgccttcggcctgactgtaccgccctaccgggcctacagtctgtctgaatctatctcgagccttcggcatgagtggtctgccacgtgggcctacagtctcgcCGGACCGCTCATAGAGTATattggcctttagcacaaagcaggaccgcctcagccCAACCaccagcaaataaccatgtgttcatactatcatatacatgcatatacaaacatcaaacatatttgTCACACtgttcatcaatcatagaattctcctgtaactagagtaccggcctagcaggtcactaacataccaatccctacagatcataagagcataacatactgtctaccccgATTTCGAtccaacagatcataaccacatgtagcataccataacaataacaactaaagggttggccttggtgccgtagaccccaTCGATATAGTGGGGATAACTTGCCTCACAGATGTCGACATGAAAGGTAAACTCTAACTCtcagatcacttgacacaggttccaccacctatcatcatagtacatcatactcataagtccttaaccttataaggtactccataacccactagtcaacccctggtcaaggtcaacagtccatgttgaccttaacttgccgagtacccttggctactcgtcgagttccctgaagtatattccaactcgccgagtcatcggagcgagtcgtcgagttcctttgattctcgatcaaacttaaggTCACCCGTCGAGTTCACTCCTTgaaactcgacggatacacactcatacatatcccagagaaaactcatccgactcgccgagttgtttttcaactcgtcgagtcttatggcgatcttcatcggactcgccgagttgttcatccaactcgtcaagttcacggccatcttcatgtgactcgccaagtcactttgcgactcgccaagtccattcagtccttttcctCCATACATACATATTTAgagccatgcaacggctccaactcatagatccaagcttctagggcatgcttatcatgtaaagttgcaaactttacgtgcatgcatgactataaaggctctaaatgtctattttaagttcttaatggaacttcatgctcaagagggaccttaatcacaaccaagactatgactttatgcttctagaatccaaggaaggtccagatctgaagttacaacttcaaatctagcccatagctcatcataccaacttgaaaatcaataaaaagccctagaaactcaacaaaagggaaaaagggaagtaagaatggcactttgatacctccaaaggatgctagctgaggtaaatcctgcttcccactccttccttgcttcaatttcctttgcactcttagctttcttcctccaagatcctc encodes:
- the LOC111899207 gene encoding UDP-glycosyltransferase 91C1; protein product: MENLQNTPKTLHIVMFPWLAMGHLIPFFHLSKILAEKGHKISYISTPRNLSRIPKIPPKLTHNIKLVSLPFPNVESLPEHAESSMDIPHQKAQFLKIAFDLLESPLVIFLESTTPKPDWIIFDYASHWLPSVASKLGVSTGYFSLFTAATQAFLGPPSQLLNDKVKQRSTVEDFCRVPEWVPPDSNIVYRPHEIMKYSEGAVGNESGVSDTVRFLSSIDGCDLVLFRTSVEFEPLWFQLVCELYQKPVIPVGVLPPSLENHELDDYGNCDVEIGELTRWLDEQQVNSVVFVALGSEAVLSDAELTELALGLERSGLPFFWVIRKSITDSIQTLPDGFLSRVKGRGIVYAGWVPQVRILSHFAIGGFLTHCGWNSVIEGLAFGRVLICFPVMNDQGLNSRLLSGKKLGVEIPRIETDGSFTSEALAESIIVAMVSEEGEVLRANAREMKREFGDVSKNDHYIDACIRHLVEMRKP